The following are from one region of the Azospirillum sp. TSH100 genome:
- a CDS encoding ATP-binding protein, with product MTDPTVFSGTVSSLAPTSGIGPADTIRRLERRIVELEAALRQSEARAGEARFRSLLRTAASIILVLGDDGCILEANRDAERAFGLEPGSAAGRPWTEVMKERPSGPFAAQLANAAAGTEVRNFEQALREQDDMSERVLLWNLNRLPQADGAPAGILCVGQDITRRKRAELALRQARDELEMRVAERTRALMQEIQERRRAEQALIQAKEQAELANRAKSEFLANMSHELRTPLNAIIGFSSMMESEIVGPLGHPKYLDYAKVIGKSGQHLLAVISDILDVAKIEAGKLELHPQPMDVRDAVESSLLLIAERAEEGGLTLTQDIAPETPHLLGDPVRVKQILLNLLANAVKFTPAGGTVALHVRPECGRILIEVADTGIGMSAEGIAIALQPFGQVDSQLSRRSGGTGLGLPLVRSFVDLLDGTLDIRSREGEGTTVSVRLPMALPYDRE from the coding sequence GTGACCGACCCGACCGTCTTCTCCGGGACGGTGTCGTCCCTGGCGCCCACGTCGGGTATCGGTCCGGCCGATACCATCCGCCGGCTGGAGCGCCGCATCGTCGAGCTGGAGGCCGCGCTGCGCCAGAGCGAGGCGCGGGCTGGCGAGGCGCGTTTCCGTTCACTGCTCCGGACGGCGGCCAGCATCATCCTGGTGCTGGGCGATGATGGCTGCATCCTGGAGGCCAACCGCGACGCCGAGCGCGCCTTCGGGCTGGAACCCGGCAGTGCCGCTGGCCGCCCCTGGACCGAAGTGATGAAGGAGCGGCCGAGCGGCCCCTTCGCCGCCCAACTGGCGAATGCTGCGGCGGGTACGGAGGTCCGCAACTTCGAGCAGGCGCTGCGCGAGCAGGACGACATGAGCGAGCGGGTCCTGCTGTGGAACCTGAATCGTCTGCCGCAGGCCGATGGCGCGCCAGCGGGCATTCTGTGCGTCGGCCAGGACATCACCCGGCGCAAGCGCGCGGAGCTGGCTCTGCGTCAGGCCCGTGACGAGCTTGAAATGCGGGTGGCCGAGCGCACCCGCGCGCTGATGCAGGAAATCCAGGAACGCCGCCGCGCCGAACAGGCTCTGATCCAGGCGAAGGAGCAGGCCGAACTCGCCAACCGCGCCAAGAGCGAGTTCCTGGCAAACATGAGCCATGAGCTGCGCACCCCCTTGAACGCCATCATCGGCTTCTCATCGATGATGGAAAGCGAGATCGTCGGGCCGCTTGGCCATCCCAAATACCTCGACTATGCCAAGGTGATCGGCAAGTCGGGCCAGCATCTGCTGGCAGTCATCAGCGATATCCTGGATGTTGCCAAGATCGAGGCAGGCAAGCTGGAGCTGCATCCGCAGCCAATGGACGTGCGCGATGCGGTGGAAAGCTCGCTTCTGCTGATCGCCGAGCGGGCGGAGGAGGGCGGGTTGACACTGACCCAGGACATCGCCCCCGAAACGCCCCACCTGTTGGGTGATCCGGTGCGGGTGAAGCAGATCCTGCTGAACCTGCTGGCCAATGCGGTGAAGTTCACCCCGGCTGGCGGCACCGTCGCCCTGCATGTTCGCCCGGAATGCGGTCGTATCCTGATCGAGGTCGCCGACACCGGGATCGGCATGAGCGCCGAAGGCATCGCCATCGCCCTGCAACCCTTCGGCCAGGTCGACAGCCAGCTGTCCCGCCGCTCCGGCGGCACTGGGCTGGGCCTGCCGCTGGTGCGTTCCTTCGTTGATCTGCTGGATGGCACTCTGGACATCCGCAGCCGCGAGGGGGAGGGGACGACGGTCAGCGTGCGCCTGCCGATGGCGCTGCCCTATGACAGGGAATAA
- a CDS encoding ABC-type transport auxiliary lipoprotein family protein: MRGILGAALMLGVAACSTLNPTAPHLYTLTPRASVASGPRVDWQLLVETPAAAAGIDTPRIALARTPTSLDYFADVSWADRAPNMVQGLIVQSFEDSGRIVSVGRDTVGLRSDYVLKSELRDFQAEYGTPGAAIPDRVHVRLSAKLVAMPRRTIEAGETFEASVPVHGRSFTDVIAAFDDALGRVTGELVNWSLSQRFRASGS, encoded by the coding sequence GTGCGCGGGATTCTCGGGGCGGCCCTGATGCTGGGGGTGGCCGCCTGCTCGACCCTGAATCCAACGGCGCCGCATCTGTACACCCTGACCCCGCGGGCCAGCGTCGCCTCCGGTCCCAGGGTCGACTGGCAATTGCTGGTGGAGACGCCGGCGGCAGCAGCGGGGATCGACACGCCGCGCATCGCGCTTGCCCGCACGCCGACCTCGCTCGACTATTTTGCCGACGTGTCCTGGGCCGATCGGGCACCGAACATGGTGCAGGGGTTGATCGTCCAGAGCTTCGAGGACAGCGGCCGCATCGTGTCGGTCGGGCGCGACACGGTGGGGCTGCGCTCCGACTATGTGTTGAAATCGGAACTGCGTGACTTCCAGGCTGAATACGGGACGCCCGGTGCCGCCATCCCCGACCGGGTGCATGTGCGCTTGTCGGCCAAGCTGGTGGCCATGCCGCGCCGGACCATTGAAGCCGGTGAGACCTTCGAGGCATCGGTACCGGTGCACGGTCGATCTTTCACTGATGTGATCGCCGCTTTCGACGACGCGCTGGGCCGGGTCACCGGCGAATTGGTCAACTGGTCGCTGTCGCAGCGCTTCCGCGCGTCTGGAAGCTGA
- a CDS encoding DUF2336 domain-containing protein, with the protein MSDGFKSGHLTQQDVARLLADPSPNSRNDLAAKLAQQFDSPELSQSERQLAEDIIRVMVKDTVLRVRQTLAENLKSSPSLPRDVALTLARDVEAVAIPVLSVSTVLTPADLVEIVRSGAEAKSTAIAQRPTVPAAVAEALIESGSERAVAALVANEGAELGEQSLGRVIDRFGASEAVQDPLVHRSKLPITIAERLVAVVSERLRQHLVSHHELPSKVASELILQSRERATVALLTGESDEGALDRLVTQLARTGRLTPSLLVRSLCTGDIAFFETAMSRMANVPMTNARLLIHDAGRLGLKSLYDKAKLPPALLPACRIAIDVLKETPYDGEPGDRERHRRRVIERILTQYEDLAPEDLEFLLAKLGDMMQPENAAA; encoded by the coding sequence ATGAGTGACGGTTTCAAGTCGGGTCATTTGACCCAGCAGGACGTGGCGCGGCTTCTGGCCGACCCGTCGCCGAACAGCCGGAACGATCTGGCCGCCAAGCTGGCCCAGCAGTTTGACAGCCCCGAGCTGTCGCAGTCGGAGCGTCAACTGGCGGAAGACATCATCCGCGTCATGGTCAAGGACACGGTCCTGCGTGTCCGCCAGACCTTGGCGGAAAATCTGAAATCCAGCCCCTCCTTGCCGCGCGACGTTGCCCTGACCCTGGCCCGCGATGTGGAGGCCGTCGCGATTCCGGTGCTGAGCGTCTCCACGGTGTTGACGCCGGCCGATCTGGTCGAGATCGTACGGTCGGGTGCCGAGGCCAAGAGCACCGCCATCGCCCAGCGCCCGACGGTTCCGGCCGCAGTCGCCGAAGCGTTGATCGAGAGCGGATCCGAGCGCGCCGTCGCGGCGCTCGTCGCCAATGAGGGAGCAGAACTCGGCGAGCAGAGCCTTGGCCGTGTCATTGACCGCTTCGGCGCCAGCGAAGCGGTGCAGGATCCGCTGGTTCACCGTTCCAAGCTGCCGATCACCATCGCCGAACGGCTGGTCGCCGTGGTGTCGGAACGGCTTCGCCAGCATCTGGTCTCGCACCATGAACTGCCGTCGAAGGTCGCGTCGGAGCTGATCCTGCAAAGCCGCGAACGGGCGACTGTCGCCCTGCTCACCGGAGAAAGCGACGAAGGGGCGCTGGACCGTCTGGTGACACAGCTTGCCCGCACCGGCCGCCTGACGCCGTCGCTGCTGGTTCGATCACTGTGCACTGGCGACATCGCCTTCTTCGAGACGGCGATGTCGCGGATGGCGAATGTGCCGATGACCAACGCCCGGCTGCTGATCCATGATGCCGGGCGGCTGGGGCTGAAGTCGCTGTACGACAAAGCGAAGCTGCCGCCGGCTCTGCTGCCGGCCTGCCGCATCGCCATCGACGTGCTGAAGGAGACCCCCTATGATGGCGAGCCGGGCGACCGCGAACGCCACCGCCGGCGCGTCATCGAGCGCATCCTGACCCAGTACGAGGATCTGGCGCCGGAGGATTTGGAGTTCCTGCTGGCCAAGCTGGGTGACATGATGCAGCCGGAAAACGCCGCGGCGTGA
- a CDS encoding GNAT family N-acetyltransferase produces MPLMQEPAFRSGGRPESRWSVAMVFGISGIDPLEWDACAAGKGPFLSHAYLMAVEESGLAGPATGWRPAHLILREASGQLAGAVPLYLRDRSTDEFWPDQPWVDGFQAAGGRYFPKLVVEVPYAPVTGPRILLREWAPSGAADVLTGALRSLAHQHGLSSIHVGFPDEEDRACFEAAGWLTRHSLCYEWRNLGYRDFADFTATLTGHRRGTLLWERRKVRESGVRIHDVPGSRVGEAEVVTFLELLADLYARKGKRQPLTADFVLRLCAAFGDSLTLTFAEVGGVAIATLLTMEGDGCLYVRNWGAKQDARLVHFEVCYHRTVERAIARGLGRVDGGRGGPHKLARGFLPKLCHACHWFLHTNMRGAVAEGLELYNAKALAALAREQARSPFRRQASR; encoded by the coding sequence ATGCCTTTGATGCAGGAACCGGCATTTCGAAGCGGCGGCCGGCCGGAATCGCGCTGGTCGGTTGCGATGGTGTTCGGGATTTCCGGCATTGATCCGTTGGAGTGGGATGCCTGTGCCGCCGGCAAGGGGCCGTTCCTGAGCCATGCCTATCTGATGGCGGTGGAGGAGAGCGGGCTTGCCGGACCGGCTACCGGCTGGCGACCCGCCCATCTGATCCTGCGGGAGGCTTCGGGCCAGCTGGCCGGGGCGGTTCCCCTCTACCTGCGCGACCGGTCGACGGACGAGTTCTGGCCTGATCAGCCCTGGGTTGACGGCTTCCAGGCCGCGGGCGGTCGCTATTTCCCGAAGCTGGTGGTGGAGGTTCCCTATGCGCCAGTGACCGGGCCGCGCATCCTGCTGCGCGAGTGGGCACCGTCAGGTGCGGCCGATGTGCTGACGGGTGCTTTGCGGTCCCTGGCCCACCAGCACGGTTTGTCATCGATCCATGTCGGCTTTCCCGACGAAGAAGACCGTGCCTGTTTCGAAGCGGCAGGTTGGTTGACCCGTCACAGTCTCTGCTACGAATGGCGGAATCTGGGTTATCGCGACTTTGCCGATTTCACCGCCACCCTGACGGGCCATCGGCGCGGCACGCTGCTTTGGGAGCGGCGCAAGGTCAGGGAAAGCGGGGTGCGGATCCACGACGTGCCGGGCAGCCGGGTGGGGGAGGCCGAGGTCGTAACCTTCCTGGAGTTGCTGGCCGATCTCTATGCCCGAAAGGGGAAGCGCCAGCCGCTGACCGCGGATTTCGTCCTGCGGCTCTGTGCCGCCTTCGGTGACAGCCTCACGCTGACCTTTGCCGAGGTGGGCGGTGTCGCCATCGCCACCCTGCTGACGATGGAGGGGGACGGCTGCCTGTATGTCCGCAATTGGGGGGCGAAGCAGGACGCGCGGCTGGTTCATTTCGAGGTCTGCTATCACCGTACGGTCGAACGGGCGATTGCCCGGGGGCTGGGCCGGGTGGATGGCGGGCGAGGCGGACCGCATAAACTGGCCCGCGGCTTTCTGCCGAAGCTCTGCCATGCCTGCCACTGGTTCCTGCACACCAACATGCGTGGGGCGGTAGCGGAAGGACTGGAGTTGTACAATGCAAAGGCTCTCGCCGCCCTTGCGCGGGAACAGGCACGATCTCCGTTCCGTCGGCAGGCCAGCCGATAG
- the ade gene encoding adenine deaminase, producing MMASRDDLKRRIGQALGEAKADLVIKNTRFLNVVTGEIAQGDIAVCGEVIVGTYESYDGVEEIDGRDLTVVPGFIDTHVHCESTCVTPQEFDRCVLPRGTTTAICDPHEICNVLGEQGLRYFLDSAGGTALDLFVQLSSCVPATELETSGARLEAPDLIRYMDHPRVLGLAEFMNFPGVFHKVDGVLDKLAAFDGRHIDGHAPLVTGKELNAYLSCGIRNCHETTSAAEAMEKLRKGMKVLIRDGSVSKDVHALAEVIRPETSPFLGFCTDDRNPLDIAEEGHMDHLIRSAIRLGAPVAHVYRAATWSAARGFRLYDRGLVAPGHRADLVLLDDLEDCAVNRVIRNGKIVGPHSFDGRTPVMPVGLDSVKLEPVAGEDFAVPAGGSVQSVIGLEPGKILTEHRRIEVPVVGGRMVADPSRDLLKICVFARHGSNRNIGRGFVQGFGLTEGALASSVGHDSHNICVVGAGDADMRVAVNRLIEIQGGFVAVRNGQVVGELALPLAGLMSLEPFETVEVKLRSLRAAVRAMGCPLSEPFLQLAFLPLPVIPHLKITDRGMVDVDRFELIAA from the coding sequence ATGATGGCAAGCCGCGACGATCTTAAGAGGCGCATCGGCCAGGCGTTGGGTGAGGCGAAGGCCGATCTGGTCATCAAGAACACGCGCTTTCTCAATGTCGTCACCGGTGAGATCGCGCAGGGCGATATCGCCGTCTGCGGCGAAGTCATCGTCGGCACCTACGAGTCCTATGACGGGGTGGAGGAGATCGACGGGCGCGACCTGACCGTGGTTCCCGGCTTCATCGACACCCATGTCCATTGCGAATCCACCTGTGTCACCCCGCAGGAGTTCGACCGTTGCGTCCTGCCGCGCGGCACCACCACCGCCATCTGCGACCCGCACGAAATCTGCAACGTGCTGGGCGAACAAGGGCTGCGCTATTTCCTCGACAGCGCCGGGGGGACGGCGCTCGACCTGTTCGTGCAGTTGTCCTCCTGCGTGCCGGCAACCGAGCTGGAAACCTCCGGCGCCCGGCTGGAGGCGCCGGACCTGATCCGTTACATGGACCATCCGCGCGTGCTGGGGCTGGCGGAGTTCATGAACTTTCCCGGCGTCTTCCACAAGGTGGACGGGGTGCTGGACAAGCTGGCCGCCTTCGACGGGCGTCACATCGACGGCCACGCCCCGCTTGTGACGGGGAAGGAACTGAACGCCTATCTCTCCTGCGGCATCCGCAACTGCCATGAGACGACCAGTGCAGCGGAGGCGATGGAGAAGCTGCGCAAGGGCATGAAGGTGCTGATCCGCGACGGGTCGGTGTCGAAGGACGTCCATGCCCTTGCGGAGGTGATCCGGCCGGAAACATCGCCTTTCCTCGGATTCTGCACCGACGACCGCAACCCGCTGGACATCGCGGAGGAGGGGCACATGGATCACCTGATCCGCAGCGCCATCCGCTTGGGTGCGCCGGTCGCCCATGTCTACCGCGCCGCGACTTGGTCAGCTGCCCGCGGCTTCCGTCTGTATGACCGAGGGCTGGTGGCGCCGGGGCATCGTGCTGACCTCGTCCTGCTGGACGATCTGGAGGATTGCGCGGTCAACCGGGTCATCCGCAATGGCAAGATCGTCGGCCCGCACAGCTTCGACGGCCGGACGCCGGTTATGCCGGTGGGGCTCGATTCGGTGAAGCTGGAGCCGGTGGCGGGGGAGGATTTCGCCGTGCCGGCCGGCGGGTCGGTCCAGTCGGTGATTGGGCTGGAGCCTGGCAAGATCCTGACCGAACACCGGCGGATCGAGGTGCCGGTGGTGGGCGGCCGCATGGTTGCCGATCCGTCGCGCGACCTGCTGAAGATCTGCGTTTTCGCCCGTCACGGCAGCAACCGCAACATTGGCCGCGGCTTCGTCCAGGGCTTTGGTCTGACGGAGGGGGCGCTGGCCTCGTCGGTCGGTCATGATAGCCACAACATCTGTGTGGTGGGAGCCGGCGATGCCGACATGCGCGTCGCGGTCAACCGGCTGATCGAGATTCAGGGCGGTTTCGTCGCCGTGCGCAATGGGCAGGTGGTCGGCGAACTGGCCCTGCCGCTGGCCGGACTGATGAGCCTTGAGCCCTTCGAGACGGTGGAGGTGAAGCTGCGCTCCCTGCGTGCCGCCGTCCGTGCCATGGGCTGTCCGCTGTCCGAGCCCTTTCTTCAATTGGCTTTTCTGCCCCTGCCGGTTATCCCGCACCTGAAGATCACCGATCGCGGCATGGTCGATGTCGACCGCTTCGAGCTGATTGCCGCCTGA